In one window of Macadamia integrifolia cultivar HAES 741 chromosome 2, SCU_Mint_v3, whole genome shotgun sequence DNA:
- the LOC122089168 gene encoding inositol-tetrakisphosphate 1-kinase 3-like, whose protein sequence is MRFNGEISSYLNEEEMENEMNSLSYSIGPGFPLPQKLVVGYALTSKKTKSFLQPKLQGLARNKGILFVAIDQSRSLSDQGPFDIVLHKLSGKEWCQIIEDYSLTHPEVTVLDPPDAIQHVHNRQSMLQDVADLNLSDCHGTVDVPRQLVIKKDPSSIPDAVSKAGLMLPLVAKPLVVDGSAKSHELSLAYDQFSLSKLEPPLVLQEFVNHGGVLFKVYIVGEAIKVVRRFSLPDINNCELLNNAGVFRFPRVSCAAASADEADLDPGVAELPPRPLLESLARELRRRLGLRLFNIDIIREHGTKDRFYVIDINYFPGYGKMPEYEQIFTDFFLSLAQGKYKKRTVNC, encoded by the exons ATGAGGTTCAACGGAGAGATCTCTTCGTATCTAAATGAAGAGGAGATGGAAAATGAGATGAACTCACTGTCGTATTCGATTGGTCCTGGGTTTCCGCTTCCGCAGAAACTTGTGGTTGGATACGCTTTAACGTCTAAGAAGACTAAGAGCTTTTTGCAGCCCAAGCTTCAAGGATTAGCTAG GAATAAGGGGATACTATTTGTTGCAATTGACCAAAGCAGATCACTTTCAGACCAAGGTCCTTTTGACATTGTTCTACATAAG ttatCTGGAAAGGAGTGGTGCCAAATAATTGAG GATTATAGCCTAACACATCCTGAAGTTACCGTCCTTGATCCTCCAGATGCCATACAACATGTACACAATCGCCAGTCCATGCTCCAGGATGTAGCTGATCTTAACCTCTCTGACTGCCATG GCACTGTTGATGTTCCAAGACAGTTGGTTATTAAAAAAGATCCATCATCCATCCCTGATGCAGTTTCTAAAGCTGGGTTGATGCTGCCTCTAG TTGCTAAGCCACTTGTTGTTGATGGAAGTGCGAAGTCTCATGAACTCTCTCTTGCATATGATCAATTTTCCCTCTCAAAACTTGAACCTCCTCTTGTTCTACAGGAGTTTGTTAATCATG GAGGTGTTCTCTTTAAGGTCTACATTGTAGGTGAAGCTATAAAAGTGGTCCGGCGTTTCTCTTTACCTGACATCAACAACTGTGAACTCTTAAACAATGCTGGTGTATTCCGTTTCCCTAGGGTTTCTTGTGCTGCTGCGTCCGCTGATGAGGCGGATCTTGATCCTGGGGTTGCTG AGCTTCCCCCGCGACCTTTACTTGAGAGTCTTGCAAGAGAGCTCCGACGTCGGCTg GGTCTCCGGCTGTTCAACATAGATATAATCCGAGAGCATGGCACCAAAGACCGTTTTTATGTTATCGACATAAACTACTTCCCTG GATATGGGAAAATGCCAGAATATGAGCAGATATTTACAGACTTCTTCCTGAGCTTGGCGCAGGGCAAGTACAAGAAACGTACTGTGAATTGTTGA